A window of the Brassica oleracea var. oleracea cultivar TO1000 chromosome C1, BOL, whole genome shotgun sequence genome harbors these coding sequences:
- the LOC106308752 gene encoding uncharacterized protein LOC106308752 isoform X2 has translation MIFLIYVHNFKTIYIKNGESMLLFTFGSSEGVLGKHYPNKWLSEDLLPLWRPTMERYYKSVVDVGKKLLGLVALALDLEENFFERLGAFNDQAAVVRLLRYSGELNSSKEEEPCGASAHSDFGMLTLLATDGVPGLQVCRDKDKEPNVWEDVPGIKGVLLSTSETLWRDGLMGFSGTHQKFNLFISGHYIDFKTSVLCAFYRSTMHRVLSVGEERYSVAVFLDPDPNCVVECLESCCSQTYPPSFHRSEPVIISTSDSANPSS, from the exons ATGATTTTCTTAATCTACGTGCACAATTTTAAAACGATTTATATTAAAAACGGAGAGAGTATGTTGCTATTCACTTTTGGATCTTCAGAGGGTGTTTTAGGTAAACATTACCCTAATAAATGGCTTTCTGAAG ATCTTTTGCCGCTATGGAGGCCAACCATGGAACGTTATTATAAAAGTGTTGT GGATGTTGGCAAGAAATTGCTTGGCCTAGTGGCTTTAGCGTTGGATTTGGAAGAGAACTTCTTTGAAAGATTGGGAGCCTTCAATGATCAAGCAGCAGTTGTTCGCCTCTTACGTTATTCAG GAGAGTTGAATTCATCCAAAGAAGAAGAACCATGTGGGGCCTCTGCTCATTCAGATTTTGGAATGCTAACTCTTCTTGCAACAGATGGAGTTCCAGGGCTTCAA GTTTGCAGGGATAAAGATAAAGAACCAAATGTTTGGGAAGATGTCCCTGGGATTAAAGG TGTTTTGTTGTCAACATCGGAGACCTTATGGAGAGATGGACTAATGGGCTTTTCCGGTACCCACCAAAAGTTCAACCTTTTCATTTCAGGGCATTATATTGATTTCAAAACCTCAGTCTTATGTGCGTTTTATAGATCAACAATGCATAGAGTGTTGTCAGTGGGAGAAGAACGTTACTCG GTGGCTGTATTTCTAGATCCAGACCCAAACTGTGTTGTGGAGTGCTTGGAGAGTTGTTGTAGTCAAACATACCCTCCTAG TTTCCACCGGTCCGAACCAGTGATTATTTCCACGAGCGATTCAGCCAATCCCTCATCTTAG
- the LOC106308752 gene encoding uncharacterized protein LOC106308752 isoform X1: MIFLIYVHNFKTIYIKNGESMLLFTFGSSEGVLGKHYPNKWLSEDLLPLWRPTMERYYKSVVDVGKKLLGLVALALDLEENFFERLGAFNDQAAVVRLLRYSGELNSSKEEEPCGASAHSDFGMLTLLATDGVPGLQVCRDKDKEPNVWEDVPGIKGVLLSTSETLWRDGLMGFSGTHQKFNLFISGHYIDFKTSVLCAFYRSTMHRVLSVGEERYSVAVFLDPDPNCVVECLESCCSQTYPPRDRKGFFNLPQEEKIAYNPAKWILLQTMEYYYKNVLSVGRKCSA, translated from the exons ATGATTTTCTTAATCTACGTGCACAATTTTAAAACGATTTATATTAAAAACGGAGAGAGTATGTTGCTATTCACTTTTGGATCTTCAGAGGGTGTTTTAGGTAAACATTACCCTAATAAATGGCTTTCTGAAG ATCTTTTGCCGCTATGGAGGCCAACCATGGAACGTTATTATAAAAGTGTTGT GGATGTTGGCAAGAAATTGCTTGGCCTAGTGGCTTTAGCGTTGGATTTGGAAGAGAACTTCTTTGAAAGATTGGGAGCCTTCAATGATCAAGCAGCAGTTGTTCGCCTCTTACGTTATTCAG GAGAGTTGAATTCATCCAAAGAAGAAGAACCATGTGGGGCCTCTGCTCATTCAGATTTTGGAATGCTAACTCTTCTTGCAACAGATGGAGTTCCAGGGCTTCAA GTTTGCAGGGATAAAGATAAAGAACCAAATGTTTGGGAAGATGTCCCTGGGATTAAAGG TGTTTTGTTGTCAACATCGGAGACCTTATGGAGAGATGGACTAATGGGCTTTTCCGGTACCCACCAAAAGTTCAACCTTTTCATTTCAGGGCATTATATTGATTTCAAAACCTCAGTCTTATGTGCGTTTTATAGATCAACAATGCATAGAGTGTTGTCAGTGGGAGAAGAACGTTACTCG GTGGCTGTATTTCTAGATCCAGACCCAAACTGTGTTGTGGAGTGCTTGGAGAGTTGTTGTAGTCAAACATACCCTCCTAG GGATAGGAAAGGCTTCTTTAACCTCCCACAAGAGGAAAAGATAGCATACAATCCTGCAAAGTGGATATTACTACAAACCATGGAATATTACTACAAGAATGTCCT GTCTGTGGGTAGGAAATGCTCGGCTTGA
- the LOC106308743 gene encoding peroxisomal acyl-coenzyme A oxidase 1, whose amino-acid sequence MEGIDHLADERNKAEFDVDEMKIVWAGSRHAFEVSDRIARLVATDPVFEKSDRARLSRKELFKSTLKKCAHAWKRIIELRLTEEEAGRLRFFVDQPAFVDLHWGMFVPAIKGQGTEEQQEKWLSLANKMQIIGCYAQTELGHGSNVQGLETTATFDPKTDEFVIHSPTQTSSKWWPGGLGKVSTHAVVYARLITDGKDYGVHGFIVQLRSLEDHSPLPNIIVGDIGTKMGNGAYNSMDNGFLMFDQVRIPRDQMLMRLAKVTREGKYVPSDVPKQLMYGTMVYVRQTIVADASNALSRAVCIATRYSAVRRQFGAQNGGIETQVIDYKTQQNRLFPLLASAYAFRFVGEWLKWLYTDVTARLQASDFSTLPEAHACTAGLKSLTTTATADGIEECRKLCGGHGYLWCSGLPELFAVYVPACTYEGDNIVLQLQVARFLMKTVSQLGSGKAPVGTTAYMARAQHLLQCRSGVQKAEDWLNPAVVVEAFEARALRMAVACAKNLSKFENQEQGFSELLAELVEAAIAHCQLIVVSKFIAKLEQDIGGKGVKKQLNNLCYIYALHILHKHLGDFLSTNSITPKQASLANDQLRSLYSQVRPNAVALVDAFNYTDHYLNSVLGRYDGNVYPKLFEEAWKDPLNDSVVPDGYQEYIRPLIKQQLRTARL is encoded by the exons ATGGAGGGAATTGATCACCTAGCGGATGAGAGGAACAAGGCGGAGTTCGATGTCGACGAGATGAAGATCGTCTGGGCCGGTTCTCGCCACGCTTTCGAGGTTTCCGATCGAATCGCCCGCCTCGTCGCCACCGATCCG GTATTCGAGAAAAGCGATAGAGCTAGGTTGAGCAGGAAGGAGCTGTTCAAGAGCACGTTGAAGAAATGTGCTCACGCTTGGAAGAGGATCATCGAGCTTCGTCTCACCG AGGAAGAAGCAGGAAGGTTGAGGTTCTTTGTTGATCAGCCTGCCTTTGTTGATCTTCACTGG GGAATGTTTGTGCCTGCTATCAAGGGGCAGGGTACAGAGGAGCAGCAAGAGAAATGGTTGTCTCTGGCCAATAAGATGCAGATTATTGGGTGTTATGCACAAACTGAGCTTGGTCATGGCTCTAATGTTCAAGGACTTGAGACAACCGCCACTTTTGATCCCAAGACGGATGAGTTTGTGATCCACAGCCCAACTCAGACTTCATCCAAA TGGTGGCCTGGTGGCCTGGGAAAAGTTTCTACCCATGCTGTTGTTTACGCTCGTCTCATCACTGACGGCAAAGACTATGGTGTCCATG GATTCATTGTGCAACTGCGTAGCTTAGAAGATCATTCTCCTCTTCCGAATATAATTGTTGGTGATATCGGGACGAAGATGGGTAATGGAGCATACAATTCTATGGACAACGGTTTTCTTATGTTTGATCAAGTTCGCATTCCCAGAGATCAAATGCTCATGAG GCTGGCAAAAGTTACAAGGGAAGGAAAATATGTTCCATCGGATGTTCCAAAGCAGCTAATGTATGGTACTATGGTGTATGTGAGACAAACAATTGTGGCAGATGCTTCGAATGCACTATCTAGAGCTGTTTGCATAGCTACAAGGTACAGCGCAGTACGGAGGCAGTTTGGCGCCCAGAATGGTGGCATTGAGACTCAG GTGATTGATTATAAAACTCAGCAAAACAGGCTATTTCCTTTGTTGGCATCGGCATATGCATTCCGATTTGTTGGGGAGTGGCTTAAATGGCTGTACACGGATGTAACTGCAAGACTGCAGGCCAGTGATTTCTCAACATTGCCTGAGGCTCATGCATGCACTGCAGGACTGAAATCTCTCACCACCACAGCCACTGCG GATGGCATTGAAGAATGTCGTAAGTTATGTGGTGGACATGGTTACTTGTGGTGCAGTGGGCTCCCTGAGCTGTTTGCTGTATATGTTCCTGCCTGTACATATGAAGGAGACAACATTGTGCTACAGTTGCAG GTTGCTAGATTTCTCATGAAGACAGTGTCCCAGCTGGGATCTGGAAAGGCTCCTGTTGGCACAACTGCTTATATGGCTCGGGCACAACATCTTTTGCAATGCCGTTCTGGTGTTCAAAAAG CGGAGGATTGGTTAAACCCTGCTGTGGTAGTGGAAGCTTTTGAAGCAAGGGCTCTGCGAATGGCCGTTGCTTGTGCCAAAAATCTCAGCAAGTTTGAGAATCAAGAACAAG GATTCTCAGAGCTATTGGCCGAGCTGGTTGAGGCCGCAATTGCTCATTGCCAATTGATTGTTGTTTCCAA GTTCATAGCTAAGCTAGAGCAAGACATAGGAGGCAAAGGAGTAAAGAAACAGCTGAACAATCTGTGTTACATTTACGCTCTCCATATCCTTCATAAACACCTCGGAGATTTCCTCTCAACCAACTCCATCACTCCCAAACAAGCCTCTCTCGCCAATGACCAGCTCCGTTCCTTATACTCACAG GTCCGCCCTAATGCGGTTGCGCTTGTGGACGCCTTCAACTACACCGACCATTACTTGAACTCGGTGCTAGGACGTTATGACGGTAATGTATACCCGAAGCTCTTTGAGGAAGCATGGAAGGATCCATTGAACGACTCGGTGGTTCCTGATGGGTACCAGGAATACATTCGACCCTTGATCAAGCAGCAGCTTCGTACCGCCAGGCTCTGA
- the LOC106308752 gene encoding uncharacterized protein LOC106308752 isoform X3 has product MIFLIYVHNFKTIYIKNGESMLLFTFGSSEGVLGKHYPNKWLSEDLLPLWRPTMERYYKSVVDVGKKLLGLVALALDLEENFFERLGAFNDQAAVVRLLRYSGELNSSKEEEPCGASAHSDFGMLTLLATDGVPGLQVCRDKDKEPNVWEDVPGIKGVLLSTSETLWRDGLMGFSDQQCIECCQWEKNVTRWLYF; this is encoded by the exons ATGATTTTCTTAATCTACGTGCACAATTTTAAAACGATTTATATTAAAAACGGAGAGAGTATGTTGCTATTCACTTTTGGATCTTCAGAGGGTGTTTTAGGTAAACATTACCCTAATAAATGGCTTTCTGAAG ATCTTTTGCCGCTATGGAGGCCAACCATGGAACGTTATTATAAAAGTGTTGT GGATGTTGGCAAGAAATTGCTTGGCCTAGTGGCTTTAGCGTTGGATTTGGAAGAGAACTTCTTTGAAAGATTGGGAGCCTTCAATGATCAAGCAGCAGTTGTTCGCCTCTTACGTTATTCAG GAGAGTTGAATTCATCCAAAGAAGAAGAACCATGTGGGGCCTCTGCTCATTCAGATTTTGGAATGCTAACTCTTCTTGCAACAGATGGAGTTCCAGGGCTTCAA GTTTGCAGGGATAAAGATAAAGAACCAAATGTTTGGGAAGATGTCCCTGGGATTAAAGG TGTTTTGTTGTCAACATCGGAGACCTTATGGAGAGATGGACTAATGGGCTTTTCCG ATCAACAATGCATAGAGTGTTGTCAGTGGGAGAAGAACGTTACTCG GTGGCTGTATTTCTAG